In the genome of Balneola sp., one region contains:
- the sucD gene encoding succinate--CoA ligase subunit alpha, whose product MSVLVGKDTRLVVQGFTGSEGSFHAGQMIEYGTTIIGGVTPGKGGQTHLDRPVFNTVADAVEKEGANTSVIFVPPAFAADAISEAAFAGIEVIICITEGIPVKDMIMAKQVVKSRGAILVGPNCPGVITPGEAKIGIMPGNIFSPGSVGLISRSGTLTYEAVDQLTKVGLGQSTAIGIGGDPVIGTTHLDAVKLFQDDPDTESIVLIGEIGGSAEEEAAAYIKEHVTKPVVAFIAGSTAPPGRRMGHAGAIIAGGKGTAQEKKRALAEAGITVVESPADIGETLKGVLV is encoded by the coding sequence ATGAGCGTATTAGTCGGAAAAGATACCCGCCTTGTTGTACAGGGATTCACAGGAAGCGAAGGTAGCTTCCATGCAGGTCAAATGATTGAATATGGAACCACTATTATTGGTGGTGTTACTCCCGGAAAAGGAGGGCAAACTCATTTAGATCGTCCTGTCTTTAACACGGTTGCTGACGCCGTTGAAAAAGAAGGTGCTAATACCTCAGTCATTTTTGTACCCCCCGCTTTCGCCGCTGATGCTATTTCAGAAGCTGCTTTTGCTGGTATTGAAGTAATTATTTGTATCACGGAAGGCATTCCAGTTAAAGATATGATTATGGCAAAGCAGGTGGTAAAAAGCCGTGGAGCTATACTTGTAGGTCCAAACTGCCCCGGAGTAATTACTCCAGGCGAAGCTAAAATTGGAATCATGCCTGGTAACATCTTTTCCCCCGGTTCTGTTGGATTAATTTCCCGATCTGGTACGCTTACCTACGAAGCAGTTGATCAGCTTACTAAAGTGGGATTAGGCCAAAGTACTGCAATTGGTATTGGTGGTGACCCGGTAATTGGTACTACTCACCTTGATGCAGTTAAACTATTCCAGGATGACCCGGATACTGAGTCTATCGTTCTTATTGGTGAAATTGGTGGCTCAGCTGAAGAAGAAGCTGCTGCTTATATCAAAGAGCATGTGACCAAGCCAGTAGTTGCGTTTATTGCGGGATCAACCGCGCCTCCGGGACGAAGAATGGGACATGCTGGTGCTATCATTGCTGGAGGTAAAGGAACTGCTCAGGAAAAGAAAAGAGCCCTTGCTGAAGCAGGTATCACTGTTGTTGAAAGTCCTGCCGATATTGGTGAGACTTTGAAGGGTGTACTGGTTTAA
- a CDS encoding GNAT family N-acetyltransferase produces MIDVESLNLRLLDLEGVKTLVGWAMEEGWNPGKHDYEAFYKADPDGFYGFFYKDRLIAGGAIVSYSGNYGFMGLFIVHPDFRGKGIGNKLWYLRRDKLIERLNKGAIIGMDGVVAMQPFYQKGGFEIAFIDERYECIGKSFPVSENISNIEPEEFYLILEFDTKCFGYERAQFLSKWFKLPDSQFFKYSNGDEIDGYAVIREVESGYKIGPLFANNEIVAQELYKACLNSVIGDPVYLDIPTTNKGALELVKKYDAKYVFECARMYYGGNPEVDINRVFGITTFELG; encoded by the coding sequence ATGATTGATGTTGAAAGTTTAAATCTGAGGTTACTAGACCTGGAAGGAGTTAAAACCCTGGTGGGCTGGGCTATGGAGGAAGGATGGAATCCCGGCAAGCACGATTACGAAGCCTTCTACAAAGCCGATCCGGATGGCTTTTATGGTTTTTTTTATAAAGATAGACTTATCGCCGGAGGAGCCATTGTCTCCTATAGCGGAAACTATGGCTTTATGGGTTTATTTATTGTGCATCCCGATTTCCGGGGTAAAGGAATTGGAAACAAACTTTGGTATTTACGTCGGGATAAATTGATTGAAAGACTCAACAAAGGAGCGATAATAGGAATGGATGGCGTGGTTGCAATGCAGCCTTTTTATCAGAAGGGGGGCTTTGAAATTGCTTTTATAGATGAACGGTATGAGTGTATTGGGAAAAGCTTTCCTGTAAGTGAAAACATATCCAACATTGAACCTGAGGAGTTCTATCTGATTTTAGAATTCGATACTAAATGTTTTGGCTATGAAAGAGCACAGTTTTTATCCAAGTGGTTTAAACTTCCTGATAGTCAATTTTTTAAGTACTCGAATGGAGATGAAATAGACGGCTATGCGGTAATCCGAGAGGTTGAATCAGGATATAAAATTGGGCCTCTTTTCGCGAATAATGAGATAGTAGCGCAAGAGCTATATAAGGCGTGCTTGAATAGCGTGATTGGGGATCCTGTTTATCTGGATATCCCAACCACAAATAAAGGCGCCCTAGAGTTAGTGAAAAAATACGACGCCAAATATGTGTTTGAATGTGCCCGAATGTACTACGGAGGAAATCCCGAAGTTGATATTAATAGAGTTTTCGGGATTACTACCTTTGAATTGGGGTAA
- a CDS encoding DUF5071 domain-containing protein yields the protein MVGDRKIDLEALLPKDKHDLETAESLKNYSYSEIKNIIPELLEWVQDMNWPVSVPIADYLISIFEHLSSYFIEILKGEDQIWKFYCLHIIKDSRKPLGPVLFSEIERIAKNPTFGEKENDLHHIAMEIVNEGYEEET from the coding sequence GTGGTTGGAGATAGAAAAATAGATTTAGAAGCGTTACTTCCAAAGGATAAACATGATTTAGAAACGGCAGAGAGCCTGAAAAACTATTCTTATTCAGAAATAAAAAACATTATTCCCGAATTATTGGAATGGGTTCAAGATATGAACTGGCCAGTTTCGGTACCGATAGCTGATTATCTCATTTCAATCTTTGAGCATCTATCTTCTTACTTTATCGAAATCCTTAAAGGAGAGGATCAAATATGGAAGTTTTATTGTTTGCACATTATAAAAGATTCTAGAAAACCATTAGGCCCAGTTCTATTTTCAGAAATAGAAAGAATTGCTAAAAATCCCACCTTTGGAGAAAAAGAAAATGATTTACACCATATAGCAATGGAGATTGTAAATGAGGGATATGAAGAAGAAACTTAG
- a CDS encoding VOC family protein: protein MIKGLYETHLFVENIERSIKFYGEVLGLTQCHYEEKRRAAFFWIGEDKQAMLGLWEKPKEEIEQRHFAFECEPKWILNESVDFLKSHNLEYWNFLSDGTDRPMVFAWMPAIAIYFNDPDGHPLEFIGILEGKARPEQGILSYEQWLEIEK from the coding sequence ATGATCAAAGGCCTTTACGAGACCCATTTATTCGTTGAAAATATAGAACGCTCAATTAAGTTTTATGGAGAAGTACTTGGGTTAACACAATGTCATTACGAAGAGAAACGAAGGGCAGCTTTCTTTTGGATTGGTGAGGATAAACAAGCCATGTTGGGACTTTGGGAGAAACCCAAAGAAGAAATCGAACAACGTCATTTTGCTTTTGAATGTGAACCTAAATGGATACTCAATGAATCCGTTGATTTTCTTAAGTCGCATAACCTGGAGTACTGGAATTTCCTGAGTGACGGCACGGATCGTCCTATGGTCTTTGCCTGGATGCCAGCAATAGCCATTTATTTTAATGACCCGGATGGGCACCCTCTTGAGTTCATTGGGATTTTAGAGGGGAAAGCACGGCCCGAACAAGGTATACTTAGCTATGAACAGTGGTTGGAGATAGAAAAATAG
- a CDS encoding DUF1311 domain-containing protein — MQNLLAILFITFFCTVSSFGQTQTQMNKEAAEAYKIADAELNQVYQKILQEYSSDSSFVEALKVSQRNWIEYRDSELRLKYPEKEQGFYGSVYPMCISYYMTELTTERIEKLQIWLTGIEEGDVCAGSVKRIDPK, encoded by the coding sequence ATGCAAAATCTATTAGCAATACTATTTATAACTTTTTTTTGCACTGTAAGCTCGTTTGGTCAAACTCAGACACAAATGAATAAAGAAGCCGCTGAGGCTTACAAAATAGCAGATGCTGAATTAAATCAAGTATATCAAAAGATACTGCAAGAATACTCAAGCGACTCTTCTTTTGTTGAGGCTTTAAAAGTTTCTCAACGCAATTGGATAGAATACCGTGATTCTGAATTGAGGTTGAAATATCCGGAAAAGGAGCAAGGCTTTTATGGAAGTGTTTATCCTATGTGTATTTCATACTATATGACTGAATTAACAACCGAAAGGATTGAGAAACTACAAATTTGGCTGACCGGAATTGAGGAAGGTGATGTTTGTGCAGGATCTGTAAAACGAATAGACCCAAAATGA
- a CDS encoding DUF1311 domain-containing protein yields the protein MKKLLVLLFFAVLTINTALSQTQTEMIIEAKEVYKKVDAELNELYQKIMEEYSDNSSFVEDLKKSQDSWIIYRDSELNLRYPDREVGHYASVHPMCVSNYLIGLTKERIERLQIWLTGIEERDLCSESANKEC from the coding sequence ATGAAAAAACTATTAGTACTTCTTTTTTTTGCTGTATTAACTATAAATACCGCTTTAAGCCAAACCCAGACAGAAATGATCATAGAGGCTAAAGAGGTTTATAAAAAAGTAGATGCTGAACTAAATGAGCTTTATCAAAAGATAATGGAAGAATATTCGGATAACTCTTCTTTTGTTGAAGACTTAAAAAAATCTCAAGATAGCTGGATCATATATAGGGATTCTGAATTAAATTTGAGGTATCCGGATAGGGAAGTCGGACATTATGCTAGTGTCCACCCTATGTGTGTTTCTAACTATTTGATTGGACTAACAAAAGAAAGGATAGAGAGGCTTCAAATTTGGTTGACTGGAATTGAAGAAAGAGATTTATGTTCCGAATCAGCAAATAAAGAATGCTAA
- a CDS encoding glucose-1-phosphate adenylyltransferase yields the protein MKDSVISIILGGGRGSRLFPLTDHRSKPAVPVGGKYRLVDIPISNCLNSDIRRIYVLTQFNSASLNRHIKNAFNFDVFSNGFVDILAAEQTADNPDWFQGTADAVRQSIHHMENHDYEYVLILSGDQLYQMDYRKMLERHKKNKSHLTVATIPVEAQDATGFGIMKTNDDGLIDSFVEKPSLEELENWKSSVPDQYASQGKHYLASMGIYIFNRKTLIDLFNENPDATDFGKEIIPKTLNEGLKVSSYEFGGYWTDIGTIKSFFDANLSLADTVPDFNLYDNNSYIYTRARLLPASKVMGTTMEHCLMAEGCIIEASRIVRSVIGIRSRIAKGTTVEHSIIMGNDYFQSKEVIESASSQKPAMGIGQRCYISNCIIDKNVCIGNDVRIVGGDHLPDSDGKYHFVRDGIVIVKKGMVIPDGTSIQ from the coding sequence ATGAAGGATTCAGTCATCTCTATTATTCTAGGCGGTGGTAGGGGATCTCGCCTTTTTCCATTAACCGATCATCGATCTAAGCCAGCCGTTCCTGTTGGTGGGAAGTATCGATTGGTTGATATCCCAATTTCAAATTGTTTGAACTCAGACATCCGCAGAATTTATGTGCTTACACAATTCAATTCGGCATCATTGAACAGGCATATTAAAAATGCATTCAATTTTGATGTGTTCAGTAATGGCTTTGTAGACATACTTGCGGCAGAACAGACAGCAGATAACCCGGATTGGTTTCAGGGTACAGCTGATGCGGTTCGTCAGTCCATTCATCACATGGAAAACCACGACTATGAGTATGTGCTTATCCTATCCGGTGACCAGTTGTACCAAATGGACTATCGCAAAATGCTGGAGCGGCACAAAAAGAATAAGTCTCACCTGACGGTTGCAACCATTCCAGTTGAAGCTCAAGATGCTACCGGGTTTGGGATTATGAAAACCAATGATGATGGATTGATTGATAGTTTTGTAGAAAAGCCATCCCTCGAAGAATTGGAAAACTGGAAGTCTAGTGTACCTGATCAGTACGCTTCACAAGGCAAACATTATCTGGCCTCAATGGGGATATATATCTTCAATCGAAAGACGTTGATCGATTTGTTTAATGAGAATCCGGACGCTACTGATTTTGGTAAAGAGATTATTCCGAAAACTTTGAATGAAGGATTAAAGGTTAGTAGCTATGAATTTGGTGGATACTGGACAGATATTGGAACTATTAAGTCTTTCTTTGATGCGAATCTTTCATTAGCAGATACAGTTCCTGACTTCAATTTGTACGATAATAATAGCTATATATATACCCGTGCTCGTTTATTACCTGCTTCAAAAGTGATGGGAACAACTATGGAACACTGCCTGATGGCGGAAGGGTGTATCATAGAAGCCAGCCGTATTGTCCGTTCAGTGATAGGGATTCGATCAAGAATTGCCAAAGGTACTACAGTAGAACATTCTATCATCATGGGTAATGACTATTTTCAAAGCAAGGAGGTAATTGAAAGTGCTTCGAGCCAGAAACCTGCGATGGGAATTGGCCAGCGTTGCTATATCAGTAATTGTATCATTGACAAAAATGTATGCATCGGTAATGATGTACGCATTGTAGGTGGGGATCATTTACCTGATAGTGACGGTAAATACCACTTCGTAAGGGATGGAATTGTGATCGTGAAGAAGGGAATGGTTATTCCTGACGGAACGAGTATTCAGTAG
- a CDS encoding glycogen synthase encodes MHIVHLSAECFPAAKAGGLGDVVGALPKYLNNLGEECEVILPKYQTKWLDDQEYELVWEHELRLQFGKVDFQILKVKDDPLGFPLYIISIPRRFDRPGIYIDPWSGHGYWDEFERFVSYQVAALEWLTHRDKKPDIVHCHDHHAGLVPFMMSNCYRYQSLSHIPTIITVHNAEYHGQYHINKFNDLPEFDHSKLGLLDWDGRLNSLASALKCAWKITTVSQSYMGELGQNSNGLELLFSQEQNKSMGIVNGIDAEVWDPATDPLLDINYTIRGVKGGKRKNKENLCEQFGLDPDLPTIAFIGRLVREKGADLLPDLISSFMHSEHDVNFVLLGTGDPGLHEIFSRMQNDHVGFFDATLEYNEKLAHEIYAGSDFILMPSRVEPCGLNQMYSMRYGTVPIVRAIGGLKDTVVDISEEDGYGIKFHDFNLDEAEEAIRRAIQLYSDKEQHAAVVKKIIKLDFSWGKSAKEYIHMYNELLNSTNS; translated from the coding sequence ATGCATATAGTTCACTTGAGTGCCGAATGTTTTCCGGCGGCGAAAGCAGGAGGCCTTGGGGATGTAGTTGGAGCCCTGCCTAAGTACTTAAATAACCTGGGAGAAGAGTGTGAAGTCATCCTCCCCAAATATCAAACTAAATGGCTTGATGACCAGGAGTATGAGTTAGTGTGGGAGCATGAGCTTCGATTGCAATTCGGAAAGGTTGATTTCCAGATACTGAAAGTAAAAGACGATCCTCTCGGATTTCCGCTCTATATAATAAGTATTCCAAGGCGGTTTGATCGTCCTGGAATATATATCGACCCATGGTCTGGACATGGGTATTGGGATGAGTTTGAACGTTTTGTGAGCTATCAAGTCGCAGCATTGGAATGGTTGACTCATCGTGATAAAAAGCCGGACATCGTTCATTGTCATGATCATCATGCGGGCTTAGTCCCTTTCATGATGAGTAATTGCTATCGTTATCAGAGCCTTTCACACATTCCTACTATAATTACCGTCCATAATGCAGAGTATCACGGACAGTATCATATCAATAAGTTTAACGACCTACCGGAATTTGACCATTCTAAACTGGGCTTACTTGATTGGGATGGACGACTGAATTCTTTGGCATCTGCGTTAAAGTGTGCGTGGAAAATTACCACGGTTTCTCAGAGTTATATGGGTGAATTGGGGCAAAACAGTAACGGTCTGGAGTTACTTTTCTCCCAAGAGCAAAACAAGTCTATGGGAATTGTGAATGGAATAGACGCTGAGGTATGGGATCCCGCAACCGATCCGTTATTGGATATTAATTATACAATAAGAGGCGTGAAAGGCGGGAAGAGAAAGAACAAAGAGAATCTTTGCGAGCAATTCGGATTAGACCCTGATTTACCGACCATCGCGTTTATTGGTAGATTAGTAAGGGAAAAAGGAGCAGATTTACTACCTGATCTGATTTCTTCATTCATGCATAGCGAGCATGACGTAAATTTTGTGCTTCTAGGAACGGGGGATCCGGGTCTTCATGAGATTTTTTCGAGGATGCAAAACGATCACGTTGGTTTTTTTGATGCTACACTGGAATACAATGAAAAATTAGCCCATGAAATTTACGCGGGTTCCGACTTCATCCTAATGCCTTCAAGGGTTGAACCTTGTGGATTGAATCAGATGTATTCGATGAGGTATGGCACGGTTCCAATTGTACGAGCTATTGGAGGACTAAAGGATACGGTAGTAGATATATCAGAAGAGGATGGGTATGGCATTAAGTTCCACGATTTTAATTTAGATGAAGCCGAAGAAGCTATTCGCAGAGCCATTCAACTGTATTCGGATAAAGAACAACATGCAGCTGTTGTAAAGAAAATTATTAAGCTGGATTTCTCTTGGGGAAAGTCAGCTAAAGAGTATATTCACATGTATAACGAACTTCTAAATTCAACAAATTCATGA